The following are encoded together in the Anoplopoma fimbria isolate UVic2021 breed Golden Eagle Sablefish chromosome 13, Afim_UVic_2022, whole genome shotgun sequence genome:
- the tmem175 gene encoding endosomal/lysosomal proton channel TMEM175 encodes MEQNSEIMEHHVEEEMEKRKGAASSSSFLESEAHSGTQSSHRLLAYSDALISIIATVMILPVAHTKMENNEELRQSVQLLLTTKIAVYLMTFLIVTVAWAAHIRLFQVIVRIDDCLALLNLACMMLITFLPYTFSLMATFPENILGILLFCGCVMVMGVIQSVIVLYAFSRPFLLNEQIQISENQTFYKHHILKVIMRVPIMCFFASIFSFIFFQLSYVLLAVVIFLPYISQCLKWCRSKAIGPVPESPDSMLFYTYLPNEPLSKDRVEAFSDGVYAIVATLLILDICEDNVPDPTVVQKQFGGSLVAALQVYGPEYLAYFGSFATVGLLWFVHHSLFLHVTKTTRLMGLLNTFSLAFVGGLPLAYQLTHEFPRNSRNELEAIQISCVIIFFAGIFQLTIWVVALYNEQEALHPYVRYGGREHIFMLAKLSLYPCIALGTFFLTCILSKFSASIFHLMEITVPFAFLVLRLLVRGGLALLRLIFCPDRLDQRGVVEEEDDETRVPFNALIT; translated from the exons ATGGAGCAGAACAGCGAGATCATGGAGCACCATGtcgaggaggagatggagaagaggaagggtgctgcctcctcctcctccttcctggaGAGTGAGGCCCACAGTGGTACCCAGTCCTCCCACAGACTGCTGGCCTACAGCGACGCTCTCATCTCCATCATCGCCACCGTCATG atattaCCTGTTGCCCATACGAAGATGGAGAATAATGAG gagTTGAGGCAGAGCGTTCAGCTTCTGCTCACAACAAAGATAGCCGTTTACTTGATGACGTTCCTGATCGTCACTGTTGCATGGGCTGCTCATATCAG GTTATTTCAAGTGATTGTACGCATTGATGATTGTCTTGCACTGCTGAACCTC GCCTGCATGATGCTGATAACCTTCCTACCGTACACA TTCTCTCTGATGGCCACCTTCCCTGAGAACATCCTCGGGATTTTACTCTTCTGTGGTTGTGTGATGGTGATGGGCGTCATCCAG TCGGTGATCGTGTTGTACGCCTTCAGCCGTCCCTTCCTGCTGAACGAGCAGATCCAGATCTCAGAGAACCAGACCTTCTACAAACACCACATCCTCAAAGTCATCATGCGGGTTCCCATCATGTGCTTCTTCGCCAgcatcttctccttcatcttctttcaGCTG TCTTACGTGCTGCTGGCGGTCGTCATCTTCCTGCCGTACATCTCCCAGTGTTTGAAGTGGTGTCGCAGCAAAGCAATTG GTCCGGTGCCGGAGAGTCCAGACTCCATGTTGTTTTACACCTACCTGCCCAACGAGCCCCTCAGCAAGGACCGGGTGGAGGCTTTCAGCGATGGAGTCTATGCCATCGTAGCAACGCTTCTCATCCTGGATATTTG CGAGGACAACGTTCCGGACCCGACCGTGGTGCAGAAGCAGTTTGGCGGGAGCCTGGTGGCGGCTCTGCAGGTCTACGGCCCGGAGTACCTCGCCTACTTCGGCTCCTTCGCCACCGTCGGCCTCCTCTGGTTCGTTCACCACTCGCTCTTCCTCCACGTCACCAAGACGACGCGCCTCATGGGCCTGCTGAACACCTTCTCGCTGGCGTTCGTCGGAGGTCTTCCTCTGGCCTACCAGCTCACGCACGAGTTCCCGCGCAACTCCCGCAACGAGCTGGAAGCCATCCAGATCAGCTGCGTGATCATTTTCTTCGCCGGTATTTTCCAGCTCACCATTTGGGTGGTCGCTCTTTACAACGAACAGGAAGCTCTGCACCCATACGTGCGATACGGCGGCCGCGAGCACATATTCATGCTAGCTAAGCTATCGCTGTACCCATGCATAGCTCTGGGGACCTTTTTCCTGACATGCATTTTGAGTAAATTCAGCGCCTCCATTTTCCACCTCATGGAGATTACGGTGCCTTTTGCTTTTCTCGTGTTGAGGCTGTTGGTGCGAGGCGGGTTAGCATTGCTACGGCTAATTTTCTGCCCCGACAGGCTCGACCAGAGGGGCGTCGTAGAGGAGGAAGACGACGAGACGAGAGTGCCGTTCAACGCTTTAATCACCTAG